The window GCTTGTGCTTGCCGCGCAGGATGTTGGCGACGATCGAGGCGAGGCGGCCGACGACCAGACCTTCCGCATCGATCACGAGCCACTTCTTTTCCACCGTCGCGGGCGTCGCCACCTTGGTGGTCTTCATCAGCGCCTTCATGGGCTTAGACCTTCTTTCGCAAAACGAACTGCGCCGCCCGTAGATCGAGCGGCGCGAACGGCGGCCTAATGCGGGAGAGGCCCAAAAGAGTCAAGCAAACCGGGCTGAATTTAAATAGGTATCAGGATACCTTCATATTTTCAGGCCCTGCCGATGCGGTGCGCGGCCGCGATCGCAGCGGCCAGCAGCAGCGCCGCGACCGCCTGATGCGCGACCGCGATCACGATCGGCACGCCCAGCAACAAAGTGGCGATGCCCAGCAGGATCTGAAGGATCGCCACGCCGGCAATCGCGATCACCTCGCCCGTCGCCCCCACATTCTTCGCCTTGCGCGCGAGGAACAGCAGCGCGGCCAGCGCCACCCACGCCCACCAGCGATGGATGAACTGCACCACGATCGGATTGTCGACGACATTGCCGATCACGCCCAGCGCCGCCTGCCAGCCGCCTTCGGGAAACCATTCCTCGCCCATGCGCGGCCAGCTGGCGAAGGCGTAGCCCGCACGCAAGCCCGCGGTGAAGGCGCCGAACAATATCTGGATCGCCAGCGCTGCGATCGCCAACCCCGCCGGCCAGCGCAGCCGCGCGCGGGCATCGACGCCGGTTCGCGCCAGCACAAACAGATCGAGCGCGGTCCAGATCAGCGCCGAGAAGATCAAAAGCGCCGCGAGCAGATGGATGGCAAGGCGGATATGGCTTACCTCGGTGCGAACGCTCAGCCCCGAATAGACCATCCACCAGCCGATCACCCCCTGCAGCCCGCCCAGCAGGAAGATCACCACCATCCGCCGGCCGTAACCCGCCGGGATCGCGCGCTTCCACCACGCGACCGCCAGGATGACGAGCAGCACCGTCCCGATCGTCCGCGCGAGCAACCGGTGCAGATATTCCCAGAAGTAGATCGCCTTGAAGCCTTCGAGCGTCATGCCCGTATTGAAGGCCGTATATTGCGGGATCTGCTTGTAGCCTTCGAACTCGGCCTGCCAGTCCGCCTCGGTCAACGGGGGGACGATGCCGTGGATCGGCTTCCATTCGGTGATCGAAAGCCCGGATTCGGTCAGCCGCGTAATCCCGCCGACCACCACGATCGCGAAGACGAACGCAGCGAGGAACAGCATGCTCCATCCAAGCGCGCGGGGTTTCGGAGCGGGGGTCAGGGGGCGGGAAAGCGACATGGCGGCCCCATGCGCCAAGCCTCCCGCGCAATCAAGCGGGCGTAATGTCCCAGCCTCTCACCCTCCTCTCCCCACTCGTCATTGCGAGGAGCCGCAGGCGACGCGGCAATCCATTCCGCGGTTCGGAGTGGATTGCTTCGCTCCGCTCGCAATGACGAGTCTAAAGGACAATGCCACACCGCCTTGCCTCCGGCCGCTTTGACGGCTAGAGGCGCGCGCAACTTTCCAACCCCAAAATAATGGAGCCCGCTCGGCCATGTCGACCGAACGCACCTTTTCGATCATCAAGCCCGACGCGACCCGTCGCAACCTGACCGGCGCCGTCACCGCGAAGCTCGAAGAGGCCGGCCTGCGCGTCGTCGCTTCGAAGCGCATCCACATGACCAAGGAGCAGGCCGAAGGCTTCTACGCGGTCCATAAGGAGCGTCCCTTCTTCAACGACCTCGTGACCTTCATGATCTCGGGTCCGGTCGTCGTGCAGGTTCTGGAAGGCGAAAATGCCGTCCTGAAGAACCGCGAAGTCATGGGCGCGACCAACCCGGAAAATGCCGACGCCGGCACGATCCGCAAGGAGTTCGCCGAGTCGATCGAAGCCAATTCGGTCCACGGTTCGGACAGCCTCGAGAACGCCAACATCGAGATCGCCTATTTCTTCAAGCCTGAAGAAATCGTCGGCTGATTTCCAGCGCGGCCGGCGCATCGCGTCGGCCGCAGCTTGACGGACCCGCCTGCCCGCGACTAGCCCCGAAGCATGACTTCGACAGCGCGCCCGTCCAAACCGAAGATCATCGTCACGCGCCGCCTGCCCGAGGGCACCGAAGCGCGGCTGACCGAACTGTTCCCCGACGTCGAACTCGCCCAGGGCGAGGGCATCACCGATAAAGCCGGTCTGGTCGACGCCGCCGCGCGCTGCGACATCCTTGTCCCCACCGTCATCGATCATGTCGACGCCGATGTGTTGGCGGCCGGCGCAGGGCGGCTCAAGCTCATCGC is drawn from Sphingomonas crocodyli and contains these coding sequences:
- a CDS encoding COX15/CtaA family protein encodes the protein MLFLAAFVFAIVVVGGITRLTESGLSITEWKPIHGIVPPLTEADWQAEFEGYKQIPQYTAFNTGMTLEGFKAIYFWEYLHRLLARTIGTVLLVILAVAWWKRAIPAGYGRRMVVIFLLGGLQGVIGWWMVYSGLSVRTEVSHIRLAIHLLAALLIFSALIWTALDLFVLARTGVDARARLRWPAGLAIAALAIQILFGAFTAGLRAGYAFASWPRMGEEWFPEGGWQAALGVIGNVVDNPIVVQFIHRWWAWVALAALLFLARKAKNVGATGEVIAIAGVAILQILLGIATLLLGVPIVIAVAHQAVAALLLAAAIAAAHRIGRA
- the ndk gene encoding nucleoside-diphosphate kinase; its protein translation is MSTERTFSIIKPDATRRNLTGAVTAKLEEAGLRVVASKRIHMTKEQAEGFYAVHKERPFFNDLVTFMISGPVVVQVLEGENAVLKNREVMGATNPENADAGTIRKEFAESIEANSVHGSDSLENANIEIAYFFKPEEIVG